One window of Clostridiales bacterium genomic DNA carries:
- a CDS encoding 4Fe-4S binding protein, whose translation MAYFITENCVSCGACEGECPVSCISQGEDRFVIDPNQCIECGACSNICPVGAPTQQ comes from the coding sequence ATGGCATACTTTATAACTGAGAATTGTGTAAGTTGTGGCGCTTGTGAGGGCGAGTGTCCTGTATCATGCATAAGCCAAGGTGAAGATAGATTCGTTATTGATCCTAATCAATGTATTGAATGCGGAGCTTGTTCTAACATATGTCCTGTTGGTGCTCCTACGCAACAATAA
- a CDS encoding FtsQ-type POTRA domain-containing protein: MKKSRRLKSFRRCFILSVLLIGATVAFCMSPLFDIKEIKVNGNNHYTKDEIKNIVNINLNDNWFRKVAQNSKFSVKSIAMHRYFEGERQVIKECPYIKNVKILLVGLGKYKIDIEERQPVARVSYHTTYVVVDQEGVALDITDDINNDKIPKINGIRLKGVRLGDRIDMSEDKVKAFYHIYETIKKSDYQSENLYDKIDYIDLNDVKDTKLFLDNRILVYLGNERDINLYKINYVKEIFFNKLDKEEEGILKFRNKGYPTFTKKTYALAQR; this comes from the coding sequence ATGAAAAAAAGCAGGAGATTAAAAAGTTTTAGAAGATGTTTTATATTAAGTGTGCTTCTAATAGGAGCGACAGTGGCCTTTTGTATGTCACCGCTGTTCGATATAAAGGAAATAAAAGTTAATGGGAATAACCATTATACTAAAGACGAAATCAAAAATATTGTGAATATAAATTTAAATGATAATTGGTTTAGAAAAGTTGCCCAAAACAGCAAATTTAGTGTAAAAAGTATTGCTATGCATAGGTATTTTGAAGGAGAAAGACAAGTTATAAAGGAGTGTCCATACATAAAAAATGTAAAGATATTACTTGTTGGGTTAGGAAAATATAAGATAGATATAGAAGAAAGACAACCGGTAGCTCGAGTATCATACCATACAACTTATGTTGTAGTAGATCAAGAGGGCGTAGCTTTGGATATAACTGATGACATTAATAATGATAAAATACCAAAGATAAATGGCATACGTTTAAAAGGAGTTAGGCTTGGCGATAGAATAGATATGAGTGAAGATAAAGTAAAGGCGTTTTATCATATTTATGAAACAATAAAAAAATCGGACTATCAGTCAGAAAACCTGTACGATAAGATAGATTACATAGATTTAAATGATGTTAAAGATACTAAACTTTTTTTAGACAATAGAATCTTAGTGTACTTGGGCAATGAACGTGATATAAATTTATATAAAATAAATTACGTAAAAGAGATATTTTTTAACAAACTGGACAAGGAAGAAGAAGGTATTTTGAAGTTTAGGAATAAAGGATATCCTACTTTTACGAAAAAAACATATGCATTAGCCCAAAGATAA
- a CDS encoding small basic family protein, giving the protein MLLMVMGAILGVLIGIGMPITIPAKYSIYVAVAILAAMDTVCGGIVAKLKGNFNLSIFLSGFFLNAILAAVLTYIGDKIGIQLYFAAIVAFGNRMFFNFGTMRRIMIKKYWNKKDDSLTVAE; this is encoded by the coding sequence ATGTTATTAATGGTAATGGGTGCGATTTTAGGTGTATTGATAGGTATAGGGATGCCTATTACAATTCCAGCGAAGTATTCAATATATGTAGCTGTTGCTATATTAGCTGCAATGGATACAGTTTGCGGAGGTATAGTCGCTAAACTTAAAGGAAATTTTAATTTATCGATTTTTTTATCAGGATTTTTTTTGAATGCGATATTGGCGGCCGTGTTAACTTATATAGGTGATAAAATAGGCATACAATTATATTTTGCTGCGATAGTTGCGTTTGGTAATAGAATGTTTTTTAATTTCGGAACAATGAGAAGGATTATGATAAAGAAATATTGGAATAAAAAGGATGATTCTTTGACGGTAGCTGAATAG
- a CDS encoding PBP1A family penicillin-binding protein, with amino-acid sequence MAKKIKANKKSSPSYVKSYVFRVIKILTVFFITLSITVGSILLGGLLGILKSTEAISPDTLILKGFTSAIYDSRGNFVMSLKGEKNREMVDMKQIPKHLKDAFVAIEDKRFYKHNGIDLKRIAGAVISYIKPGGGSYGGSTITQQVVKNVTGDNERSIKRKVQEQWRAIKLEKKLTKDEILEVYMNLIYMGENCYGVQAASKMYFGKPVSELTLAQSACLAGITNLPSVYDPFTQNGKENNLKRQKIILREMLDLNFITKEEYEEAKKEDVKFVEKNSNVFNKEVQPYFVDQVILDLKKDLINKGYSEEIAIKTIYNNGLKIYTTIDMNVQKSLDKVFENENNFSVLSEKKGKPQAAMVVLDAKNGQIRGLTGGVGKKQGVPFNRASSNLMKRQPGSTFKPIAVYGPAIGEGIITPSTIIDDVPVYMMGLSKGLYPKNYDRTYGGLTTIRDGVRRSINVIAARVWKEHLGVQKSLDYLRKVNIDRSNERYISLAMGGLNEGVNPLQMAAAYVPFVSQGNYYEPITYTKVCDKENKVLIQKVGRKRNVYTPQSAYVITNVLQEVPKRGTAYPNGLIKKGQIQSAGKTGTTSDNKDKWYVGYTPYYVAATWYGYDKGSTLAGAEYGRALKVWNMVMEDIHKNLPDKAFDKPKTGIVEVEVCKCSGMRPTELCYEDPRGSMVTKEIFVEGTEPGEEDCCEVHVSRKICTSSKDMEGKNYLANDLCPKDLTKTSVFIQRKEPYVPKSPGDPYPKDRIYETPSVKCKTHEGVLEVLSNIERSIIKKIQGNKKKLIKDSKESKNIAKDNKIDEG; translated from the coding sequence ATGGCAAAGAAGATAAAAGCTAATAAAAAAAGTTCGCCGTCATATGTAAAAAGTTATGTGTTTCGAGTGATTAAGATATTAACAGTGTTTTTTATAACATTATCAATAACAGTTGGCAGTATTTTACTTGGTGGCCTGTTAGGAATATTAAAATCTACTGAAGCTATTAGCCCAGATACATTAATACTAAAAGGATTTACGTCAGCTATATATGATAGCAGAGGAAACTTTGTCATGTCATTAAAGGGAGAAAAGAACAGAGAAATGGTTGATATGAAACAAATCCCTAAACATTTAAAGGATGCGTTTGTTGCAATAGAGGATAAGAGATTCTATAAACATAATGGAATTGACTTAAAAAGAATAGCAGGGGCAGTTATAAGTTATATAAAGCCCGGTGGAGGTTCTTATGGAGGAAGTACAATAACTCAGCAGGTTGTGAAAAACGTAACAGGAGATAATGAACGTTCCATAAAAAGAAAAGTTCAGGAGCAATGGAGAGCTATTAAGCTAGAAAAGAAACTCACAAAAGATGAAATACTTGAAGTGTATATGAATTTGATATACATGGGAGAAAATTGTTATGGAGTTCAAGCAGCATCTAAAATGTATTTTGGTAAACCTGTGTCAGAGCTAACGCTTGCACAATCGGCGTGTCTTGCGGGTATAACTAATTTACCTAGTGTTTATGATCCATTTACCCAAAATGGTAAGGAAAATAACTTGAAGCGTCAAAAGATAATATTAAGAGAGATGTTAGATTTAAACTTTATAACTAAAGAGGAATATGAAGAGGCAAAAAAAGAAGATGTAAAATTTGTAGAGAAAAACAGTAATGTTTTTAATAAGGAAGTACAACCTTATTTTGTAGATCAGGTTATATTGGATCTAAAAAAAGATCTTATAAATAAGGGATATTCGGAAGAGATTGCAATAAAAACTATATATAATAATGGACTTAAGATATATACTACAATAGATATGAATGTTCAAAAAAGTTTGGACAAGGTGTTTGAGAATGAAAATAATTTTTCAGTTCTTAGTGAGAAAAAAGGTAAGCCTCAGGCAGCAATGGTGGTTTTAGACGCAAAGAATGGGCAAATACGAGGTTTGACCGGAGGCGTAGGTAAAAAACAAGGTGTTCCATTTAACAGAGCGTCGTCTAATTTAATGAAGAGACAGCCAGGTTCAACATTTAAGCCAATAGCAGTGTACGGGCCAGCAATAGGTGAAGGTATTATAACACCTTCTACTATAATTGATGATGTGCCAGTGTACATGATGGGATTATCTAAGGGATTATATCCTAAGAATTATGATAGAACTTATGGAGGATTAACAACTATACGCGATGGAGTAAGAAGATCTATTAATGTAATCGCAGCAAGAGTTTGGAAAGAACATTTGGGTGTACAAAAATCACTAGATTATTTAAGAAAGGTAAATATAGATAGAAGTAATGAAAGGTATATTTCACTTGCAATGGGTGGATTGAATGAAGGAGTAAATCCATTGCAGATGGCAGCGGCATATGTGCCATTTGTAAGCCAGGGGAATTATTATGAACCTATTACTTATACAAAAGTTTGTGATAAAGAAAATAAAGTTCTTATACAGAAAGTGGGACGAAAAAGAAACGTATACACACCTCAAAGTGCATACGTTATAACAAATGTATTGCAAGAGGTACCTAAAAGAGGTACAGCATATCCAAATGGATTAATCAAAAAGGGACAGATACAATCAGCTGGAAAGACTGGAACAACAAGTGACAATAAAGATAAATGGTATGTGGGTTACACTCCATATTATGTTGCAGCAACTTGGTATGGGTATGATAAGGGATCTACTTTAGCTGGAGCTGAATATGGTAGAGCACTTAAAGTGTGGAATATGGTTATGGAAGATATACATAAAAATTTACCTGATAAGGCATTTGATAAACCAAAGACTGGTATAGTAGAGGTTGAAGTGTGCAAATGTTCAGGTATGAGACCTACTGAGTTATGTTATGAAGACCCTAGAGGTAGTATGGTTACAAAAGAAATTTTTGTTGAAGGTACAGAACCTGGCGAAGAGGATTGCTGTGAAGTGCATGTTAGCAGAAAAATATGTACAAGCAGTAAAGATATGGAAGGTAAGAATTATTTAGCAAATGATTTGTGCCCTAAAGATTTAACTAAGACGTCTGTCTTTATACAAAGAAAAGAACCATATGTTCCTAAGAGTCCAGGAGACCCTTATCCTAAGGATAGAATATATGAAACACCATCTGTTAAGTGTAAAACACACGAAGGAGTTTTGGAAGTATTAAGTAACATCGAAAGATCTATCATAAAAAAAATACAAGGGAACAAGAAAAAGCTAATCAAAGATAGCAAAGAAAGTAAAAATATAGCAAAAGATAATAAGATAGATGAAGGGTAG
- the ispD gene encoding 2-C-methyl-D-erythritol 4-phosphate cytidylyltransferase: MNKKCNSVSAIIVAAGSGKRMMLDVKKQFIMLGKKPVLSYSLDVFAANERIKEIVLVVGREDMEYARALIDGIKKKVKIVEGGSSRQESVFNGLCSVEDSIDLVVVHDGARPFVRCVDLKCLLDAACKYGSATFGITPKDTIKVRNNFMEIEETLDRSKLVIVQTPQAFVKEDLLKAHIMAKEDGYQGTDDTVLMERCGIRTKVVEGSNYNIKITTREDLIVADIIKEELSF; this comes from the coding sequence ATGAACAAAAAATGTAATAGTGTGAGTGCAATAATTGTGGCAGCTGGATCCGGCAAGAGGATGATGTTGGATGTTAAGAAACAATTTATAATGTTGGGCAAAAAGCCTGTACTTAGTTATTCGTTAGATGTGTTTGCTGCTAACGAGCGAATAAAAGAGATAGTGTTGGTTGTTGGAAGAGAAGATATGGAATATGCAAGGGCTTTGATTGATGGGATAAAGAAGAAGGTAAAGATTGTTGAAGGCGGAAGTAGTAGACAAGAGTCTGTTTTTAATGGATTGTGTAGTGTTGAGGATAGTATAGATTTGGTTGTGGTACATGATGGAGCTAGGCCATTTGTTAGATGTGTAGATTTAAAATGTTTACTCGATGCAGCGTGTAAATATGGAAGTGCTACATTTGGAATTACCCCTAAAGATACAATAAAAGTAAGAAATAATTTTATGGAAATTGAAGAAACGTTAGACAGAAGTAAATTAGTTATTGTACAGACGCCGCAAGCTTTTGTAAAAGAAGATCTTTTAAAGGCACATATTATGGCGAAGGAAGATGGATATCAGGGAACGGATGATACCGTTTTGATGGAAAGATGTGGTATTCGAACAAAGGTAGTAGAGGGAAGTAACTATAATATAAAGATAACAACGAGAGAAGATTTGATTGTTGCGGACATAATAAAGGAAGAATTGAGCTTTTAG
- a CDS encoding ankyrin repeat domain-containing protein, with protein sequence MKKDILKKFQVTLKDERCIGIKLTEKIKNSSNDKKDTLEDLIKTIFTKARKEFEDNAKSKFLRLRKTKETFTTFVNKIDKDVVIYNGARQILYNELAKEENYKILKNWINDYLHANKVEQNAYKFMMDYVMTKDCKPRYVALKEILRYSGFVRFKKGKLIKNKDIVEIRELIHDVKLEEEIKELNEYILDSLDCKIKIFEIIDSIIKNKSYEILKEDTVRKLAMENEISVMNYIANSKRYDILPEEEINRLLASIRKEDKSFLVKVCNMADEDTIRFLLNYVQIEDVATSKDLVTPLEVAIRRKLPIDIIRILSYGGMNISDKDNNGRIPLVNAIINGLSDDIIKTLIYEGSDLNSLDNREWTPLMYAVEKSTSTRVIEELVRYGANVNIIDVNKKTLLMYAIKKSSPVRLIRVLLRSGANVNIADGTGRTALIHAIISRSCDDVVEELLCRGANVNIIDNKGWTPLMYAIENKVSFRIIEGLIKCGANTNVEFMDRKTLLIAAIEKEAPLQVIQLLLAGGARVNDGDINGITPITCAICKGATDDIKYELLYRGADVNAEDNRGWTPLAYAIKRRASVKIIERLVKYGADVDLVFAKGKTLLMCTIERGVSVEIIKLLIRMGARVNGGDADGKTPLMYAILNRASDEVIEELIDSGADVNAVDKNGWDAIMYAIKNMLSIRITKKLLSNIMRIDGVYIGERKVTLLMYAIERGASVGVIKALLDTGFKVNTVDKNGRTPLMHALINKMSSGCIEMLLSRGANVNLRDIEGVTPLMYAIRNRGSIKVIKALIDVGARIDEEDNEGNTALMYAIFNKSSVDVINLLLYLGADVNKCADNGCGPLMYAILDNVSSEIIKELVDNGADAKQMNEDGETPLTVAIKRGMPLEVIKMLEEAKCKKRFSKRKIKIPKEKTLRKKRKVGNKEKELG encoded by the coding sequence ATGAAAAAGGATATTCTGAAAAAATTCCAAGTAACATTAAAAGATGAACGCTGTATAGGAATAAAGCTTACGGAGAAGATTAAAAATAGTTCTAATGACAAAAAAGATACGTTAGAGGATTTAATAAAAACTATATTTACTAAAGCAAGGAAAGAGTTTGAAGATAATGCGAAAAGTAAATTTTTACGTTTACGAAAAACTAAAGAAACATTTACAACATTTGTAAATAAAATTGATAAAGATGTAGTAATATATAATGGGGCAAGACAAATATTATATAATGAATTAGCAAAAGAGGAGAATTATAAAATTTTAAAAAACTGGATAAATGATTATCTACATGCAAATAAAGTAGAGCAAAATGCATATAAGTTTATGATGGATTATGTTATGACAAAAGATTGCAAACCAAGGTATGTTGCATTAAAAGAGATATTACGGTACAGTGGTTTTGTTAGGTTTAAAAAGGGGAAATTGATAAAAAATAAAGATATAGTAGAAATAAGAGAATTGATACATGACGTAAAGTTAGAAGAAGAGATAAAAGAGCTAAATGAATATATATTAGATTCACTTGACTGCAAGATAAAAATATTTGAGATAATTGATAGTATTATAAAAAATAAAAGTTATGAAATATTAAAAGAAGATACAGTAAGAAAGCTTGCTATGGAAAATGAAATTAGTGTAATGAATTATATAGCAAATAGCAAAAGATATGATATATTACCAGAAGAAGAAATAAATCGTTTACTTGCATCGATTCGAAAAGAAGATAAGAGCTTTTTGGTGAAGGTTTGTAACATGGCAGATGAGGATACAATAAGATTTTTGTTAAATTACGTACAGATAGAAGACGTAGCGACGTCAAAAGATCTTGTCACACCGCTTGAAGTCGCAATTAGGAGGAAATTACCTATTGATATAATAAGAATATTATCATATGGAGGAATGAATATAAGTGATAAAGATAATAATGGCAGGATTCCTCTTGTAAATGCGATTATTAATGGCCTATCTGATGATATAATAAAGACACTAATATACGAAGGATCAGATTTAAATTCATTAGATAACAGAGAATGGACACCACTTATGTATGCAGTCGAAAAAAGCACATCAACTAGAGTTATAGAGGAGTTAGTCAGATATGGAGCGAATGTGAATATAATTGATGTAAATAAAAAAACATTGTTGATGTATGCAATAAAAAAAAGTTCTCCCGTTAGATTAATAAGAGTATTATTAAGGAGTGGAGCTAATGTTAATATAGCAGATGGTACTGGGCGTACTGCACTCATACATGCAATTATTAGCCGATCATGTGATGATGTAGTAGAAGAATTACTATGCAGAGGAGCAAATGTCAATATAATAGATAATAAAGGATGGACGCCCCTTATGTACGCAATTGAAAATAAAGTATCCTTTAGAATTATAGAAGGATTAATAAAATGTGGCGCTAATACAAATGTAGAGTTTATGGATAGAAAAACGTTGTTGATAGCTGCAATAGAAAAAGAAGCTCCATTGCAAGTTATACAATTGTTATTGGCAGGAGGAGCAAGAGTTAATGATGGAGACATTAACGGGATAACCCCTATTACGTGCGCGATTTGTAAAGGGGCCACTGATGATATAAAATATGAATTATTATATAGAGGTGCTGATGTTAATGCTGAAGATAATAGGGGGTGGACTCCGCTCGCTTACGCAATTAAGAGGAGAGCATCTGTAAAAATTATAGAGAGACTAGTAAAATATGGAGCAGATGTAGACCTAGTTTTTGCAAAAGGAAAAACGTTGTTAATGTGTACAATTGAAAGAGGAGTGTCGGTAGAAATAATAAAATTGTTAATAAGAATGGGTGCAAGAGTGAATGGAGGGGATGCAGATGGAAAGACACCACTTATGTATGCAATTTTAAATAGAGCTTCTGATGAAGTAATAGAGGAATTAATAGATAGTGGGGCAGACGTAAATGCAGTAGACAAAAATGGATGGGATGCAATTATGTATGCAATTAAAAATATGCTATCCATAAGAATTACGAAGAAACTATTAAGCAATATAATGAGAATAGACGGAGTTTACATAGGGGAGAGGAAAGTTACTTTGTTGATGTACGCCATTGAAAGAGGAGCTTCAGTTGGAGTTATAAAAGCGTTATTAGATACAGGGTTTAAAGTTAATACAGTAGATAAAAATGGAAGGACACCACTTATGCACGCACTTATTAATAAAATGTCATCAGGTTGCATAGAAATGCTATTAAGTAGAGGTGCAAATGTTAATTTGAGGGATATTGAAGGTGTAACACCACTTATGTACGCAATAAGAAATAGAGGCTCTATTAAAGTGATAAAAGCGCTAATAGACGTGGGAGCTAGAATTGATGAAGAAGATAATGAAGGAAATACCGCACTTATGTATGCGATATTCAACAAATCGTCAGTTGATGTAATAAATTTATTGCTGTATCTAGGAGCTGATGTTAATAAGTGTGCAGATAATGGATGCGGGCCACTTATGTATGCAATATTAGATAACGTATCTTCTGAGATAATAAAGGAATTAGTAGATAATGGAGCGGATGCAAAACAAATGAATGAAGATGGAGAAACACCATTAACAGTTGCAATTAAAAGAGGAATGCCACTGGAAGTGATAAAAATGTTAGAAGAAGCAAAATGTAAAAAAAGGTTTTCTAAAAGGAAAATTAAGATACCTAAAGAAAAAACATTACGAAAAAAAAGAAAAGTTGGGAACAAAGAGAAAGAATTAGGTTAA
- a CDS encoding aminotransferase, protein MTNVYIKVLESGRVPEYQSLNAAGCDVYAAKDIVLLPGQTKVVPLNFIIAMEKDVEAQVRPRSGLSLKTDIRLANCVGTIDSDYRDIVGVIVQNTYNPAVLAYRIMNDSSLLKDLSENYTKMTIGEYLEKNIECEKDKLPCMNDVCYIDKRGNPYGSIYIKKGERIAQIIFAKVERANFIMHDDPTKVGHNRGGGFGHTGQ, encoded by the coding sequence ATGACAAATGTTTATATTAAAGTACTAGAAAGTGGAAGGGTTCCAGAGTATCAATCTTTAAATGCAGCTGGTTGTGATGTATATGCAGCAAAGGATATAGTTTTGTTACCAGGGCAGACAAAGGTGGTACCGCTAAATTTTATTATAGCAATGGAGAAAGATGTGGAAGCACAGGTAAGACCGCGAAGTGGTCTGTCACTTAAGACAGATATACGATTGGCTAACTGTGTAGGTACAATTGATAGTGACTATAGAGATATAGTTGGAGTTATAGTGCAAAATACTTATAATCCTGCGGTGCTAGCGTATAGAATTATGAACGATTCGAGTCTACTAAAAGATTTAAGTGAAAATTATACTAAAATGACAATTGGGGAATATTTAGAGAAAAATATAGAGTGTGAAAAAGACAAATTGCCTTGCATGAATGATGTATGTTACATAGATAAAAGAGGGAATCCATATGGGTCAATATATATAAAAAAAGGAGAAAGAATTGCACAAATAATATTTGCAAAAGTTGAAAGGGCTAATTTTATTATGCATGATGATCCAACTAAAGTAGGCCATAATAGAGGCGGTGGATTTGGACATACTGGACAATAA
- a CDS encoding CarD family transcriptional regulator: MYNIGDKVVYPMHGAGVIEDIEEREILGSKQNYYVLRIPVGSMKILVPISKMEEIGIRDLSDESLVEDVFSVFQEEPMYSKESNWNKRYRDNMIKLKTGDILNVASVVQGLMIRERDKGLSTGEKKMLSNAKQILESEIVLIKGWKQDHIDRMLYDYIYNNRAKAQ, from the coding sequence ATGTATAACATAGGCGATAAGGTAGTTTATCCAATGCATGGAGCAGGCGTCATAGAGGACATTGAAGAAAGAGAAATATTAGGGTCAAAGCAAAATTATTACGTTCTTAGGATACCTGTGGGAAGTATGAAGATATTGGTACCCATTTCGAAAATGGAAGAAATTGGTATAAGGGATTTGTCAGATGAGTCGCTAGTAGAAGATGTTTTTTCCGTATTTCAAGAGGAGCCAATGTATAGCAAGGAAAGTAACTGGAACAAAAGATATCGAGATAATATGATTAAATTAAAAACAGGAGACATATTAAATGTAGCAAGTGTTGTGCAAGGCCTAATGATTAGGGAGAGAGACAAGGGCTTGTCTACGGGTGAGAAGAAGATGCTTAGTAATGCAAAGCAGATTTTAGAAAGTGAGATAGTTCTTATAAAAGGATGGAAACAAGATCATATAGATAGAATGTTGTATGACTACATATACAATAATAGGGCGAAGGCACAGTAA
- a CDS encoding U32 family peptidase → MKDKIELLAPAGDVESFYAAVKNGADAVYLGGKLFNARMSADNFSIDDIRHLVVYAHIRGVKVYITVNTLVSDEEFEDAIDFLSQLYLANVDGVIIQDLGLACIARQMFQELSLHASTQMTIYNKYGVEFLKRIGFSRVVLARETSLIEIRDVVENCDVDIEVFGHGALCISYSGQCLLSSMIGSRSGNRGRCAQPCRLKYELLQNDRVVSKGHLISPKDLCSIDRMNELIDSKVKSIKIEGRMKTPEYVATVIRIYRKYIDNKRYNVEKQDFKDLMQIFNRGGFTKGYFDGGAPNNMITTDKPKNLGVFLGKVVFFDVNKRLVTVKLKDSIEIGDGIEICNGEEKNPGVIVSQILLNNEMVKNAKSEDIVKLGYLDGNIKKNNLLYKTSSKRLNKLAKASICGKDLKRIALRGSIIIMDGKPLELVIEDKDKNVVKKISDVYPCKAINKPLVCDRVIEQLKKTGDTPYYFETVDVKLEDGVVVPISEINNIRRLAIEELDSIRGEIKDKKIATLGRANYEMDTSHPLEISLFFYNVDYDMKYWELGASRIYLPVCIIEDERYKKLIDMCRKNNVSVYVHIPAVTRKWYDEYIERKLDKLKEFAGVMCGNVGTVKYLEDKIENILCDYTLNIFNTHAIELLKRMKTKEVTLSCELTLNQINALKKVENVEKEVIVYGSLPVMTMEYCIVGDLCGRYKDGKCNEVCRKDTYYLKDRKGEKFRIMCDPHAHRCILFNSNKIFMGKDIEKMSGVNRVRLNILDENFDEIKELVDFNIKILRGSSCEGLIKQDKYTKGHLYRKV, encoded by the coding sequence GTGAAAGATAAAATTGAGCTTTTGGCACCTGCGGGTGATGTTGAGTCATTTTATGCGGCTGTTAAGAATGGTGCGGATGCGGTTTATTTAGGAGGGAAGTTGTTCAACGCAAGGATGTCTGCGGACAACTTCTCTATTGATGATATAAGACATTTGGTGGTATACGCGCATATACGAGGTGTGAAGGTGTATATCACAGTAAATACTTTGGTGTCAGATGAAGAATTCGAGGATGCGATTGATTTTTTGAGCCAATTATATTTGGCTAATGTAGATGGTGTTATAATTCAGGATTTAGGCTTAGCGTGCATAGCAAGACAGATGTTTCAAGAGTTAAGTTTGCATGCTAGTACACAAATGACTATTTATAATAAATACGGAGTGGAATTTTTAAAGCGGATAGGGTTTAGTAGAGTTGTATTGGCACGAGAGACTTCTTTAATTGAGATAAGAGATGTAGTAGAAAATTGCGATGTAGATATAGAAGTATTTGGTCATGGCGCGTTGTGCATATCATATTCAGGACAATGTTTGCTAAGTAGTATGATTGGGTCTAGGAGTGGTAATAGAGGGAGGTGTGCTCAACCTTGTAGACTTAAGTATGAATTACTACAAAATGATAGAGTTGTATCAAAAGGGCATCTTATAAGCCCAAAAGATTTGTGTAGTATTGATAGAATGAACGAATTAATTGATAGTAAAGTAAAATCAATAAAAATAGAGGGACGGATGAAAACACCGGAGTACGTAGCTACAGTAATTAGAATATATAGAAAATACATAGATAATAAGAGATACAACGTGGAAAAGCAAGATTTTAAAGACTTGATGCAAATTTTTAATAGAGGTGGGTTCACGAAAGGTTATTTTGATGGTGGGGCCCCCAATAATATGATAACTACAGATAAGCCCAAGAATTTAGGTGTGTTTTTGGGTAAGGTGGTGTTTTTTGATGTAAACAAACGTCTAGTAACAGTCAAACTGAAAGATTCTATTGAGATAGGTGATGGTATAGAAATTTGCAATGGCGAAGAGAAGAACCCAGGAGTTATTGTGTCACAAATTTTATTGAACAATGAAATGGTGAAAAACGCAAAAAGTGAAGACATTGTCAAGTTAGGGTATCTTGATGGGAATATAAAAAAGAACAATCTTTTATATAAAACATCTAGTAAAAGGTTAAATAAATTAGCTAAAGCAAGTATTTGTGGGAAAGATTTAAAAAGAATTGCACTTCGAGGATCCATAATAATAATGGATGGGAAGCCTTTAGAGTTAGTTATTGAAGATAAAGATAAAAATGTAGTGAAAAAAATAAGTGATGTTTACCCGTGTAAAGCGATTAATAAGCCGTTAGTTTGTGATAGAGTAATAGAACAATTAAAAAAGACGGGAGATACGCCATATTATTTTGAAACCGTAGATGTTAAATTGGAAGATGGAGTAGTAGTGCCTATTAGCGAAATAAATAATATACGAAGATTGGCAATTGAAGAATTGGATAGTATTAGAGGAGAAATTAAGGACAAGAAAATTGCGACTCTGGGTAGAGCTAATTATGAGATGGATACTAGCCATCCATTGGAGATTTCGTTATTTTTCTATAATGTAGATTATGATATGAAATATTGGGAATTGGGGGCGTCTAGAATATATTTGCCTGTTTGTATTATTGAGGATGAGCGTTATAAAAAGTTAATTGATATGTGTAGAAAAAATAACGTATCCGTATATGTGCATATACCAGCAGTGACAAGAAAATGGTATGATGAATACATAGAAAGAAAATTAGATAAATTAAAAGAATTTGCAGGTGTTATGTGTGGAAATGTGGGCACAGTAAAGTATTTGGAAGATAAAATTGAAAATATTTTGTGTGATTATACCTTAAATATATTTAATACGCATGCAATTGAATTGCTAAAGCGCATGAAGACAAAAGAAGTTACATTATCATGTGAACTTACACTAAATCAAATTAATGCTTTAAAAAAAGTAGAGAATGTGGAGAAGGAAGTTATAGTATACGGGAGTCTTCCTGTTATGACAATGGAATATTGTATAGTAGGAGATTTGTGTGGTAGATATAAAGATGGTAAGTGTAATGAAGTTTGTAGAAAGGATACTTATTATTTGAAAGACAGAAAAGGTGAAAAGTTTAGGATAATGTGTGATCCACATGCACATAGGTGTATTTTATTTAATTCAAATAAGATATTTATGGGGAAAGATATAGAAAAGATGAGTGGAGTAAATAGAGTTAGATTAAATATATTAGATGAGAATTTTGATGAAATAAAAGAGCTTGTAGATTTTAATATAAAGATATTAAGGGGAAGCTCTTGCGAAGGATTAATAAAGCAAGATAAATATACAAAAGGGCATTTATATAGGAAAGTATAA